One Panicum virgatum strain AP13 chromosome 9K, P.virgatum_v5, whole genome shotgun sequence genomic region harbors:
- the LOC120648146 gene encoding E3 ubiquitin ligase PARAQUAT TOLERANCE 3-like: MAVYYRYKSGVETFSVPVPAPSVSVADLKSLILRTARHGHGRTRGRGQRESVALHDARTGEEYTDGSALVPRNSTVLVRRVAGPPAETITVAPSPPPPKVTTRDGAPSGSAVTSTSSAEDEETRAISAVIDAAQLKWGDQHRSQGGRRYGHHGALEARAPPPAGYVCHRCRVPGHFIQHCPTNGDPRYDLGRTPSTKINLPAPSPVAPIPEDGVPPELHCKICSKVMTDAVVASRCCFGSFCDVCIRAQIAAKSRCVGGAQSRAADLIPNLTLRATIAKLLATSASGSGSVGTDNRKSSAGSKHSAAASQEGSSHATAAAAGSDSGHSDGSASSTSKSAAAPAAREPVMKRTTAAESAEIGAQAGYPEQYGYYGSPFGPACYDPFFGAAPWACDPYMYYGMPYGGGYTDVPAAPAGYHDGCQGRKRMADGELQRHGEAGFKRRCGGRSEVAF, translated from the exons ATGGCCGTGTACTACCGCTACAAGAGCGGCGTCGAGACGTTCTCCGTGCCCGTGCCGGCGCCATCCGTCTCCGTCGCCGACCTGAAGAGCCTCATCCTGAGGACCGcccgccacggccacggccggaCGCGCGGCCGCGGGCAGAGGGAGAGCGTCGCGCTGCACGACGCGCGGACCGGCGAGGAGTACACGGACGGCAGCGCGCTCGTCCCGCGCAACTCAACGGTGCTCGTGCGCCGGGTCGCCGGCCCCCCCGCCGAGACCATCACCGTcgcgccgtccccgccgccgcccaaggtGACGACGCGCGATGGCGCACCCTCGGGTTCCGCCGTGACATCGACTTCGAGCGCCGAGGACGAGGAGACAAGGGCCATCAGCGCCGTCATCGACGCCGCGCAGCTCAAGTGGGGAGATCAGCACCGGTCTCAAGGAGGGCGTCGCTACGGTCACCATGGCGCACTCGaggcgagggcgccgccgccggcagggtACGTCTGCCACAGGTGCCG tgtCCCCGGGCACTTTATCCAGCACTGCCCCACCAATGGCGATCCAAGATACGACCTGGGACGGACGCCGTCGACCAAAATCAATCTGCCTGCTCCGTCGCCGGTGGCCCCGATCCCCGAAGACGGGGTCCCGCCGGAGCTCCACTGCAAAATCTGCAGCAAGGTGATGACGGACGCGGTGGTGGCCTCCAGGTGCTGCTTCGGCAGCTTCTGCGACGTGTGCATCAGGGCCCAGATCGCCGCCAAGTCTAGGTGCGTGGGCGGCGCGCAGTCCCGCGCCGCCGACCTGATCCCCAACCTGACGCTGCGTGCCACGATCGCCAAACTGCTTGCCACGAGTGCCTCTGGCAGCGGATCAGTCGGCACGGACAACCGGAAGAGCTCGGCCGGCAGCAAGCATAGTGCCGCCGCCTCGCAGGAGGGCAGCAGCCACgccacggcggccgccgccggctcggaCTCAGGACACAGCGACGGGAGCGCGTCGTCGACGTCGAAGAGCGCGgcagctccggcggcgcgcGAGCCAGTGATGAagcggacgacggcggcggagtcAGCGGAAATCGGTGCGCAGGCCGGCTATCCCGAGCAGTACGGCTACTACGGCAGCCCGTTCGGCCCGGCATGCTACGATCCTTTCTTCGGTGCGGCGCCATGGGCGTGTGATCCGTACATGTACTACGGCATGCCGTACGGTGGCGGCTATACGGATgtccccgccgcgccggccggctaCCACGATGGATGCCAAGGAAGGAAGAGGATGGCCGATGGGGAGTTGCAGAGACACGGGGAGGCTGGTTTCAAGAGAAGATGCGGAGGCAGATCGGAGGTTGCTTTCTGA